Proteins from a single region of Clostridia bacterium:
- a CDS encoding phosphate propanoyltransferase: MERTVLIESSARHVHLTQEHVEILFGKGAELTFKKELSQPGQFQSEQRVDLVGPKNTLKNISILGPVRKATQVELSCTDARALGIKVPVRESGDIAGSAPVTIVGPEGSIDIPEGAIAAKRHIHLTPADAEEFGVTNGQIVSVKTEGERGLVFDNVVVRVSPNFKKAMHIDTDEANAMGYAGETYGVIVG; the protein is encoded by the coding sequence ATGGAAAGAACAGTACTTATCGAATCCTCCGCCCGCCACGTCCATCTGACGCAGGAGCACGTGGAGATCCTTTTCGGCAAGGGAGCCGAGCTCACATTTAAGAAGGAGCTTTCTCAGCCCGGTCAGTTCCAGTCCGAGCAGCGCGTCGACCTCGTCGGGCCGAAGAATACGCTCAAGAATATATCCATCCTCGGCCCCGTCCGCAAGGCGACACAGGTCGAGCTTTCCTGCACCGACGCCAGAGCGCTCGGCATCAAGGTGCCCGTCCGTGAGTCCGGCGACATCGCCGGCAGCGCGCCCGTGACCATAGTCGGTCCCGAAGGCAGCATCGACATCCCCGAAGGCGCGATCGCCGCGAAGCGCCACATCCATCTGACTCCCGCGGACGCCGAAGAGTTCGGCGTGACCAACGGCCAGATCGTCAGCGTCAAGACCGAAGGCGAGCGCGGACTCGTTTTCGACAACGTCGTCGTGCGCGTCAGCCCGAACTTCAAGAAGGCGATGCATATCGACACCGACGAAGCCAACGCCATGGGCTACGCCGGCGAAACCTACGGCGTGATCGTGGGATAA
- the ruvX gene encoding Holliday junction resolvase RuvX: protein MLCALKGIGFEKLGTIPWCDNTAIYIIDFDEDLKPAFVLDGDVSHLPDELATFRRQSWWKESAAPTRLLGVDYGDARTGLALSDESKTLASPAGTIKESDPEKLIDRISAFAHENNCAQIIMGLPLNMNGTRGPRAEKAAAFAFELEMRSGISVYFWDERLTTVGAAAYMNATDFKGKKRKDNIDTASACLILQGYLDYIKKK from the coding sequence ATGCTCTGCGCGCTGAAGGGGATCGGCTTCGAGAAGCTCGGCACGATCCCGTGGTGCGACAACACGGCGATCTACATAATCGACTTCGACGAGGATCTGAAGCCCGCGTTCGTGCTCGACGGCGACGTTTCGCACCTGCCGGACGAGCTGGCGACCTTCCGGCGTCAGTCGTGGTGGAAGGAATCCGCCGCGCCGACGCGTCTGCTCGGCGTCGACTACGGCGACGCGCGCACGGGGCTCGCGCTCAGTGACGAGAGCAAGACGCTCGCCTCCCCCGCCGGCACGATAAAGGAATCCGATCCGGAAAAGCTCATCGACAGGATATCCGCCTTCGCGCACGAGAACAACTGCGCGCAGATAATCATGGGGCTGCCGCTGAATATGAACGGCACGCGCGGTCCGCGCGCGGAAAAGGCGGCGGCGTTCGCTTTCGAGCTTGAGATGCGTAGCGGCATCAGCGTCTACTTCTGGGACGAGCGCCTGACAACCGTCGGCGCCGCGGCGTATATGAACGCCACCGACTTCAAGGGCAAGAAGCGCAAGGACAATATCGACACCGCTTCCGCGTGCCTGATACTGCAGGGGTATCTGGATTATATCAAGAAGAAATAA